A portion of the Acidisarcina polymorpha genome contains these proteins:
- a CDS encoding tautomerase family protein — translation MPKMILHYPQGAFTQANLELLAQELTQIGLQCEHMPETTYGRSNVWIYAREYPTDQVFVGGHTGGTKVITVEVNAFEGGLDDAAKEELIEGFTESIGKFSGTPSGARCPVFVLIRENPASDWGIFGKRVTLEKLRHPPADADPV, via the coding sequence ATGCCGAAGATGATTCTTCACTATCCACAGGGCGCCTTCACTCAGGCTAATCTCGAATTGCTCGCACAGGAGCTTACCCAAATAGGCCTCCAATGCGAACACATGCCAGAAACAACGTACGGCCGCAGCAACGTTTGGATTTATGCACGCGAATACCCCACAGATCAAGTATTTGTAGGGGGGCACACGGGTGGAACTAAGGTCATCACGGTTGAGGTCAATGCATTTGAGGGGGGACTCGACGATGCGGCGAAGGAAGAGCTGATCGAAGGCTTCACCGAATCCATAGGTAAATTCTCCGGAACACCTTCCGGTGCGCGTTGCCCTGTCTTCGTGCTGATCAGGGAGAATCCTGCCTCCGACTGGGGAATCTTCGGCAAGAGGGTTACCTTGGAAAAACTCCGTCATCCTCCAGCCGACGCGGACCCAGTATAG
- a CDS encoding xanthine dehydrogenase family protein molybdopterin-binding subunit, protein MNDPVNAAAPAPLANMGDPIRRTESVAKVTGALQYATDMPLKEPLEAYFLTSAIAKGEIASMDTSPAEALSGVVKIYTHLNAPKRVATPYIQKGGYVSDTNMPLTGTEIHNDGQIIAMIVADSYETARDASHRIVVRYKSVTPASSLDSPGVQLTHPDALSEKEKKVGDFEASFASASIKVDATYSTPPQHQNPIELYSTTAFWSGDQLTIYEPCQSVVELSYGAATMAGIDQANVHVVNHYIGGAFGGKGYMTQRTALIVGASRELGKPVRNVVTRDQGFTLATYRSETKHHVRLAADSSGHLLAYGHESWEMQSRFDDYPLAGLGVTTAMYGKPAIASRVNLVKADRQTSGFMRAPVEMPYMYTLESAMDELAVALKMDPIELRRINDIRESPIDGARFTSRSLMQCYDQGAATFGWSKRNPKPASMVDGDWMVGYGCATSCLPTHLAPATARVTLHANGEVSVDVAGQDSGQGIYTALGQIAARALGLSPQQVKVNMGDSKLPAAPTSANSLSTASVGSAVTLAADKIKGHFGESVPAGKKLTEAFRRLGMSQISEVGENVPPGQKPEVLDMLRKGQVPFKNEARGDESKDGKPLMFAFGAQFVEVRIHRLTHEIRVPRITGAFAAGRIINPRTARSQLMGGMIWGLSSALFEATEVDPTRGRYTNDSLAEYLIPVNADIPQVDVIMVPEEDNEVNPLGVKGIGELGIVGTAAAVANAVFHATGKRVRDLPIIMDKLFA, encoded by the coding sequence ATGAATGATCCAGTAAATGCTGCCGCACCTGCTCCCCTCGCCAATATGGGAGATCCCATCCGCCGAACTGAATCAGTGGCAAAGGTCACTGGCGCACTGCAGTATGCGACTGATATGCCTTTGAAAGAGCCTCTTGAGGCATATTTTCTGACCAGCGCCATCGCCAAAGGTGAGATTGCGTCAATGGATACCTCGCCGGCAGAAGCGCTGAGCGGAGTGGTCAAGATCTATACACACCTGAATGCTCCCAAGCGAGTGGCCACGCCCTACATCCAGAAGGGCGGGTACGTTTCCGATACCAACATGCCGCTTACTGGAACAGAGATTCATAACGACGGCCAGATCATCGCAATGATCGTTGCAGACTCCTATGAGACGGCACGTGACGCCTCACACCGGATCGTCGTACGGTATAAATCGGTCACGCCTGCATCATCACTCGATAGCCCTGGAGTGCAACTTACGCATCCTGACGCGCTTTCTGAGAAAGAGAAGAAGGTCGGTGACTTCGAGGCGTCGTTTGCTTCTGCTTCCATCAAGGTCGATGCTACTTACAGTACACCGCCACAGCACCAGAATCCCATTGAACTCTATTCCACTACAGCCTTCTGGTCCGGAGACCAGCTGACGATCTATGAGCCGTGTCAGTCTGTGGTGGAACTCTCATATGGCGCGGCGACGATGGCCGGCATCGATCAAGCAAACGTGCACGTGGTCAACCACTACATAGGAGGCGCTTTCGGTGGAAAAGGGTACATGACACAGCGAACCGCCCTTATCGTTGGGGCCTCCCGAGAACTGGGCAAGCCGGTTCGGAACGTGGTCACGCGCGATCAGGGATTTACACTCGCCACCTACCGTTCTGAAACGAAACATCACGTCCGTTTGGCGGCGGACAGCAGCGGACACCTACTCGCGTATGGACACGAGAGCTGGGAGATGCAGTCGCGATTTGACGATTACCCACTCGCCGGCCTTGGAGTAACAACAGCCATGTACGGTAAACCCGCTATTGCGTCACGGGTCAACTTGGTCAAAGCCGACCGGCAAACGTCGGGATTTATGCGCGCACCAGTCGAGATGCCTTACATGTACACGCTAGAGAGTGCCATGGATGAACTCGCGGTGGCGCTCAAGATGGACCCAATCGAGTTGCGGCGAATTAACGACATCCGTGAGAGCCCTATTGACGGTGCAAGGTTTACGAGTCGATCTTTAATGCAGTGCTACGACCAGGGTGCCGCAACCTTCGGTTGGAGCAAAAGGAATCCAAAACCAGCGTCGATGGTTGACGGCGATTGGATGGTCGGTTACGGTTGCGCGACCTCCTGCCTTCCGACCCATCTTGCTCCGGCTACTGCGAGAGTGACACTCCACGCGAACGGTGAGGTCTCGGTGGATGTGGCCGGGCAGGACTCCGGGCAGGGAATTTATACCGCGCTCGGTCAGATCGCAGCTCGTGCGCTCGGTCTATCGCCACAACAGGTTAAGGTCAACATGGGCGATTCGAAGTTGCCGGCTGCACCCACCTCAGCCAACTCGCTCTCTACGGCGTCTGTCGGATCCGCGGTAACGCTGGCCGCCGACAAGATCAAAGGACATTTTGGAGAAAGCGTGCCCGCAGGCAAGAAGCTCACGGAAGCCTTTCGTCGTTTAGGAATGTCGCAGATCAGTGAGGTGGGGGAGAATGTTCCACCAGGCCAGAAGCCCGAAGTGCTGGATATGCTGCGTAAAGGGCAGGTCCCATTTAAAAACGAAGCGCGTGGAGACGAGTCAAAGGACGGCAAGCCCCTCATGTTCGCTTTCGGTGCACAGTTCGTCGAAGTGCGCATCCACCGCCTGACACATGAGATTCGGGTACCCCGAATCACGGGGGCGTTTGCTGCTGGCCGAATCATAAATCCCCGTACAGCACGAAGCCAGTTGATGGGCGGCATGATCTGGGGCCTGTCTTCCGCGCTCTTCGAGGCAACAGAGGTAGATCCTACACGGGGTCGTTATACAAATGACAGTCTCGCTGAATACCTCATCCCGGTCAACGCGGACATCCCGCAAGTGGACGTCATCATGGTTCCCGAGGAAGACAACGAAGTGAATCCTCTCGGAGTGAAGGGCATTGGAGAACTCGGCATTGTTGGAACAGCCGCGGCGGTTGCAAATGCTGTCTTTCACGCAACTGGCAAACGCGTCCGGGATCTTCCAATCATCATGGATAAGCTGTTCGCCTAG